The following coding sequences are from one uncultured Desulfobacter sp. window:
- a CDS encoding OadG family protein, translating into MNGVDAVGVLYGLEAINAHNGWAISVVGITIVFTGLVTLSALISQLHKLVALYDDPGKIKRMFAAKSESANKAAPTKNYMVLTERQKQMCSQYNLLARNMGDVIALPKLLRMAELSGLSDPHANISLLIKSGILCADEQGYFTWDEDIFIRTTS; encoded by the coding sequence GTGAATGGAGTTGACGCTGTCGGCGTTCTTTATGGGCTAGAGGCCATAAACGCCCACAACGGGTGGGCCATTTCAGTTGTGGGTATCACCATTGTGTTCACAGGGCTTGTGACGCTGTCCGCCCTGATCTCCCAGCTTCATAAGCTGGTGGCCCTGTATGATGACCCCGGAAAAATAAAACGAATGTTTGCGGCAAAGTCTGAATCAGCAAACAAGGCGGCGCCCACTAAAAATTACATGGTGCTCACCGAAAGGCAAAAACAGATGTGCAGCCAGTATAACCTTTTGGCCCGGAACATGGGCGATGTGATCGCTTTGCCAAAGCTTTTGCGCATGGCCGAGCTTTCCGGTCTGAGCGACCCCCATGCCAATATCTCCCTTTTGATCAAATCCGGTATTTTGTGTGCGGATGAGCAGGGGTATTTCACCTGGGATGAGGATATATTCATCCGTACCACTTCTTAA
- a CDS encoding cyclic nucleotide-binding domain-containing protein, translating to MDSSAACLSESSIFKGLGAQDIESLVPLFSRWSVMPGEVLAQAGHGAQYFFLLEEGALLVAMEEGRAAVLSSPGDFAGLSMVSRDGIHSSTITVLEKGSVWVVPCRDILDLTCQDTQAAASIMDGWRQFCKEKAPFCSNPAETGVI from the coding sequence ATGGACAGTTCTGCAGCATGCTTATCAGAATCTAGTATTTTTAAGGGCCTTGGTGCCCAGGATATTGAGAGCCTTGTGCCGTTGTTTTCAAGGTGGTCGGTCATGCCTGGGGAAGTGCTGGCCCAGGCTGGTCATGGCGCCCAGTATTTCTTTCTTTTGGAAGAAGGGGCACTGCTTGTGGCCATGGAAGAGGGCAGGGCGGCGGTGCTCAGCAGCCCTGGGGATTTTGCAGGTTTATCAATGGTGAGTCGGGATGGAATACATTCATCCACTATCACGGTGTTGGAAAAAGGGTCGGTCTGGGTCGTACCTTGCCGGGATATCCTTGATTTGACATGTCAGGACACCCAGGCGGCAGCATCAATTATGGACGGCTGGCGTCAGTTCTGCAAAGAAAAAGCCCCCTTTTGTTCAAATCCTGCCGAGACGGGCGTTATTTAA